The sequence GCAAGGGCTGCTGCCTTAGTTAGAGCAAATATACCTGCAACCTCTGTTGACCCGCTTGTTAAAATAAGTTGGTCGGTATCTATAAAGTTTGTTACACCGTAGCATACTGCCAGTGTTCCAACCACATTTTCCTTTGCAATAAAGCCTGTGATTGCGGCTGCTGCCATTTGCCATACTCCAAAGCCCAAAGGAATAAGAAGAAATGCAAAAGGTGTTGCTAAAGACGCTAAAATGGATGTATGTGCCATTCCCTCTTCAACTATTTCAAAATTCCAGTTAAATGTCTGCATAATGTGAACTAATGTGTTACACACAAGAATAATAGTTCCTGCTTTTACTATGTACGACCAGCCACGAGAACACATAGATAAAAATGCTCTTTTTATACTTGGCATTTTATATTCAGGAAGTTCCATAATAAAGAATGACCTTTTGGAACTGTTACCTGTTATTTTATTTATAATAAGTGCGCCTATAAAGATAATAACAATTCCTGCAAAATACATAAGTGTTCCAACCCATGATGCATCGTTAAAGAACACCCCTGCAAACAAGGCGATAACAGGCAGTTTTGCTCCGCATGGCATAAAAGGCGCAAGCATTGCAGTCGCTCTTCTTTCCCTCTCGTTACGAATTGTTCTACACGCCATAACCCCAGGGATAGCACATCCTGTTCCTATAACAAAAGGAATAACTGATTTACCTGATAAGCCAACTTTTTTAAATATAGGGTCTAACACTACTGATACTCTTGCCATATAACCGCAGTCTTCCAATAGTGCAATCATAAAATACATTACCATAACCAATGGTAAAAAGCCTATAACTGCTCCTACACCACCGATTATACCTTCAACAGTTATCGAATATAAAAGAGGATTTATTCCGTCAAGATTTGCTCCTACCCACTCTTTAAAACTTTCTATAAAACCTACTAAAATATCTGCAATCATTGGCCCTAATGATGACTGAGAAATATCAAACACCAAAAACATAATAACTGCAAAAATAGGAATTCCAAGCCATCTGTTAGTTAGCACTCTGTCAATTTTATCCTGAGCATTTTTCTGATTTGTAAATACTTTTCTTTTTTCTACTGATTTTACTATTCTATTTACAAAATCAAACCTTCTTTTATCCCATTTAACAACCTCTTCTTTGTCGGTTAAATCAACATCATAAGTAAATGGTGCAACCTGTTTTTTCCCTGCCATTTTAACTGCATATTTTATTACCTCATAAAGCCCCTCAGAAGAGGTGGACACAGTTTCAACAACAGGGCATCCTAATTTAGAAGACAGTTTTTCTATATCTATTTTAGTTTCCTTTTTTTCGTTTATATCAGTTTTATTAAGCGCCACAACAACAGGAATTGAAAGTTCTAAAAGTTGGGTTGTGAAAAATAAACTTCTGCTTAAATTTGTACTGTCTACTATATTTATAATAACATCTATATTTTCATTCTTTATATATGAACTTGTAATACTTTCCTCAGATGTAAATGGAGACATTGAATATGCTCCAGGAAGGTCAACTATAACTACTTCTTTATCACAAAATTCTTTTTTAAGTAAACTTTCTTTTTGCTCAACCGTAACCCCTGCCCAGTTGCCCACTTTTTCGTTTCTGCCTGTCAAAGCATTATACATTGTGGTTTTACCACTGTTGGGATTTCCTGCCAATGCTATTTTCATTTTCTTCCTCCTTTATCAGTTAGCCTCTGCTAACTGTGCCCCAAAAAATTTAACCCTACTATATAATTATGGCTTGTGCCAACTCATTATCAATATTATATCTTGCATCTTTGATTGATACCGTGCATCCCCCTTTTAATTTAGAGATAACAGTAATAGGTTCGCCACTGTAACACCCCAAAGAAAACAAAAATGAGTCCATCTCTTCATCAAAAGTTACTATATCTTTTATAATATATTCTTTGCCCTCTATGGCATCTTTTAGATTCATATAAATCACCGAAACTTTCAATAATATTCGCGAGTTAGCCTCTGCTAACTGCTTCCCGAAAAAAGAATTAGCCATTGCTAACTTCTATATATTACCATATATTTTTTTTCCTGTCAATGACTTTTTGCATTTTTCTTGAAATTTAATTTATGGTATGATATATTACATATAAAGGGAGGGAGAAATATGCAATTACAAGAATCTGCTGAAATGTATTTAGAAACAATATATCTATTATCAAAGAAAAAAAATATTGTAAGAAGTATTGATGTGGCAGAATATATGAATTATTCCAAACCAAGCGTAAGCAGAGCCATAGGGCTTTTAAAAAATGGTGGATATATACTTATGGATAAAGACGGTTCTCTCACTCTTACCGAAAAAGGAAATGAAACTGCAAATAAAATTTTTGAAAGGCATACAATACTTTCAAAACTTCTTATTAAAATCGGAGTTTTACCTGATGTGGCAACAAAAGAAGCATGTAAAATAGAGCATGTTATAAGCGATGACACTTTGAAGAAAATAAAAGAATTTTTAGAAAAATAGTATAGTGCAGTAGTACTCGAACACCATATGGTTTTAAAATATAAATTATGCTTCATATTGCAGAAATCTCTTCAGATATACGAAAGTATTATCCTTGATATTTCTTTATCTGAAACAAAATTTCTTGTTTTAAAACTCTTCAACCTTAAACACAGGAAAATTTTCAAGATTTTTAATGCGAAGGACGAAGTCAGGCTGACGCCTTACGAGGACGACAAATTAAAAAGATTGGAATTTAACAAGTTTAAGGCATATTGTGTTAGAGTACTACTGCACTAAATGGCTTGAACAAAATTGTTCAAGCCATTTGTCGTTTTTAATTAAAATCAGAATTAAAACTAATTTACACATTTTTGAAGTGTTCTTATCAACACCTTATAGTTATCAACTGACAATATTGATGCTTCCAAGAGTTCTTCTTTATCTGCATTTCCCCAATTCAGGTCATATCCCAAACGTTTTGCCATAAGGCGGATAAATTCTCGAATGGCACGACCATTGCCTTCTCTAAAAGGGTGGATAATGTTGAGTTCCACCATTACATATGCCAAATTATCAAAAACCTTTTCTTCGTCAATTTCCTTAAGCATATTTTTCTCTTTTATTTTAGAAAACACCTTATCAAGTTCTCTATCAATCAAATTCGGCGGATAAATCATAGTATCCGCTTTACTTATTTGCTCTTGTCTGATTTTTCCGGCAAACGAATACATATCTTCAAAAATAAACTTGTGTATATTCATAAGATGTGCTTTTGAAAAATTCCCCTTAATTGGATTTTTCAAAAGTTCCATTTGCTTAATAAGTGTAATTTCTTCTTCAGCAGTTTTGAGAAGTTCGTTATCTCTTATATTTAATTTATTTCTCAATACATTACTATTGGGATAACAATAGATAGATTGTGTAGTTGTATAAACATCATATTTTGAAAACATTTTTACACCCTCTCTCTATATTTAAGTTTCAATTCTTCGATTACATCAATATATCTTACTTTACCACTGTCAATTCTTTTGAGATTTTCAATGCTTTCCTCACTAACCGTCATACTTTCAACAGCAAAAGTTCCTTTTAGATTTTTTAAATTACTTTCAAAATCTTTAGATGCCATATCTACTTTGTTTCTCCAATCTTTGTATTTACCTGATTTAATTCTCGCATCTTTGGGTTTCTTCACATCTTTTGGTAAAAGCCAAACACCTGCAATTTTCTTTGCCCCAGCAATTCTTCCCTCGTTACACAAAACAGTAATTCTTCTTACAGAAATTCCCCAAGCAGAACTTGCTTCTTTTATTGTTAGTATATCCATTTTAACACCTCATTTACAATATTATATACCACAAATAGAACGATGTCAATACAATCAATATTTTATGATAGATTTGATTACAATATTTTTTCAATATATAACGATAATATATGTAATACAAAAAAGCAGACAGTCAAAACAACTGTCTGCAAAAATTAAAATTTATTTAATTGTTATTATTCCCACTCTAACTTGACTTGCATTTCTATGGTGTTATAGGGTACTTTTGTCGTTATTTCAAGCCCTTTTTTGTTACCATTTCCCTATATTCCCACCATTCCACAAGGAAAGTGTTGTCAAAAGTGTTGTCAGAAAATTATTGGATATTTTCAACCCCGCATATAGGTTTTAAGTTTGTTATATCATCCCAAATCATAACCTTTGCTTTTGTATAAGTCTTAGTCGTTGTAAAAGGAACTATTTCGCCTGTATATACTGCACTCTGCGTTTCAACAAATTGTTCTCCGTTGTATAATGCAAGAATTACATTTTTACCATTTTCAACATTGATTGGTGTAATGGTAAATGATTTCTTATCTTCTGATACTTCTGTTTTTGTTCCTTCAAATTTGATAACTTCAATGGTGTAAACACTATT is a genomic window of Clostridia bacterium containing:
- a CDS encoding Fic family protein translates to MFSKYDVYTTTQSIYCYPNSNVLRNKLNIRDNELLKTAEEEITLIKQMELLKNPIKGNFSKAHLMNIHKFIFEDMYSFAGKIRQEQISKADTMIYPPNLIDRELDKVFSKIKEKNMLKEIDEEKVFDNLAYVMVELNIIHPFREGNGRAIREFIRLMAKRLGYDLNWGNADKEELLEASILSVDNYKVLIRTLQKCVN
- a CDS encoding metal-dependent transcriptional regulator translates to MQLQESAEMYLETIYLLSKKKNIVRSIDVAEYMNYSKPSVSRAIGLLKNGGYILMDKDGSLTLTEKGNETANKIFERHTILSKLLIKIGVLPDVATKEACKIEHVISDDTLKKIKEFLEK
- a CDS encoding ferrous iron transport protein A, which produces MNLKDAIEGKEYIIKDIVTFDEEMDSFLFSLGCYSGEPITVISKLKGGCTVSIKDARYNIDNELAQAIII
- a CDS encoding ferrous iron transporter B encodes the protein MKIALAGNPNSGKTTMYNALTGRNEKVGNWAGVTVEQKESLLKKEFCDKEVVIVDLPGAYSMSPFTSEESITSSYIKNENIDVIINIVDSTNLSRSLFFTTQLLELSIPVVVALNKTDINEKKETKIDIEKLSSKLGCPVVETVSTSSEGLYEVIKYAVKMAGKKQVAPFTYDVDLTDKEEVVKWDKRRFDFVNRIVKSVEKRKVFTNQKNAQDKIDRVLTNRWLGIPIFAVIMFLVFDISQSSLGPMIADILVGFIESFKEWVGANLDGINPLLYSITVEGIIGGVGAVIGFLPLVMVMYFMIALLEDCGYMARVSVVLDPIFKKVGLSGKSVIPFVIGTGCAIPGVMACRTIRNERERRATAMLAPFMPCGAKLPVIALFAGVFFNDASWVGTLMYFAGIVIIFIGALIINKITGNSSKRSFFIMELPEYKMPSIKRAFLSMCSRGWSYIVKAGTIILVCNTLVHIMQTFNWNFEIVEEGMAHTSILASLATPFAFLLIPLGFGVWQMAAAAITGFIAKENVVGTLAVCYGVTNFIDTDQLILTSGSTEVAGIFALTKAAALAALMFNLFTPPCFAAIGAMNSEMKSAKWLLGGIGFQFSVGYIVAFLVYQVGTLLETGSLGTAFIPGLILVSAMILVITYFIVKPKKI